From a region of the Rhipicephalus microplus isolate Deutch F79 chromosome X, USDA_Rmic, whole genome shotgun sequence genome:
- the LOC142775493 gene encoding uncharacterized protein LOC142775493 → MVCTLVCFSSIATILRIELGIRQQQREVLQEVRQLKHKRKHLLQIGGRVLREIGVNAMKAVLAHDVQVLYSLHGRKGKRAFVNLRLCRLVTDVICQKAGCDQAEALNFIKRWLPGSGDRCGGRKRRFREAFVVEQPDDPHCQSADYRLLTAAGFLPSHSSQGLDSTTVTVPPTQPDLQ, encoded by the exons atggtatgtactcttgtatgtttcagctctattgctacgatCCTGCGGATcgaacttggcatccggcagcaacaaagagaggttctgcaggaggtgcgacagctgaagcacaag cgcaagcacctcctgcagattgggggacgtgtcctccgagaaattggtgtgaatgccatgaaggctgtattggcacatgatgtgcaagtgctgtacagccttcatggcagaaaagggaaaagggcctttgtgaacctgaggctctgtagattagtgacag atgtcatctgccaaaaagcagggtgcgaccaggcggaggccctcaactttattaagaggtggctgccagggtctggtgatcgctgtgggggcaggaagcggcgcttcagagaagcatttgttgtggagcagcccgatgatccccactgtcagagtgcagattatcggctgctcacggcagctggcttcctgcccagccacagcagccagggccttgacagcaccactgtcactgtgcccccaacgcaacctgacctgcagtag